A stretch of the Actinomyces qiguomingii genome encodes the following:
- a CDS encoding cytidine deaminase has product MWMRLRALAAEAMRCAYAPYSRFRVGAAALVDDGRFVSGCNVENAGYGVTLCAECGLVSELVRTGGGRLVAFVCVDGDGRPCSPCGRCRQVLSEHAHPDMLLAMPSGLMTIDQVLPDRFTSADIDRVTATPAQTAGGDRQ; this is encoded by the coding sequence ATGTGGATGCGGCTGCGGGCGCTGGCCGCCGAGGCCATGCGGTGTGCGTACGCGCCCTACTCCCGCTTCCGGGTGGGGGCGGCCGCCCTGGTTGACGACGGCCGCTTCGTATCTGGCTGCAATGTGGAGAACGCCGGTTACGGGGTCACCCTGTGCGCCGAATGCGGCCTGGTGTCCGAGCTCGTGCGCACGGGCGGTGGCCGGCTGGTCGCCTTTGTGTGCGTCGACGGGGACGGGCGCCCCTGCTCCCCATGCGGCCGCTGCCGCCAGGTGCTGTCAGAGCACGCCCACCCGGACATGCTGCTGGCCATGCCGTCGGGGCTGATGACAATTGACCAGGTGCTTCCCGACCGCTTCACCAGCGCCGACATCGACCGGGTTACCGCCACGCCCGCGCAGACAGCAGGAGGAGACAGGCAGTGA
- a CDS encoding ABC transporter permease, producing the protein MTATQTANPPRDTGPDAEPVAILEPIAYKLPVTGIVVVVIELLMGLAGHGDTSFQLSTKADFLNLPVITLGARPLIVSMALAAAALTVYMWLRAVRRAKLSTWVGLALGATFIIAFLTWAGAGRSTVIPVVTILSSTLALSVPLVFGGLAGVVGERSGTINIAIEGQLLGGAFLGAVVASIAKTPWAGLIAAPFAGIMVALLLAMFGLKYRVNQIVVGVVLNVFVSGLTSFLFSTVLTDNPAGLNTSMRLPTLPIPVLSRIPIIGPVLFRQTILVYLMYVAVAALSFMLFHSRWGLRMRACGEHPRAADTVGINVMRTRVNNLMLGGALAGLGGAFFTIGSGLAFTKDMSAGNGYIALAAMILGAWNPVGTLCAALLFGFATSVGQTLSVIGSPIPANIILMIPYIVTIFAVAGFVGRVRAPAAEGVPYP; encoded by the coding sequence ATGACCGCGACACAGACTGCCAACCCGCCCCGGGACACCGGCCCGGATGCCGAACCGGTCGCCATCCTCGAGCCGATCGCCTACAAGCTGCCGGTCACCGGAATCGTTGTAGTAGTCATAGAGCTGCTTATGGGTCTGGCAGGACATGGTGATACGAGCTTCCAGCTGTCCACGAAGGCCGACTTCCTCAACCTGCCCGTGATCACCCTCGGGGCCCGTCCGCTCATCGTGAGCATGGCACTGGCCGCCGCGGCACTGACTGTCTACATGTGGTTGCGCGCGGTCAGGCGTGCGAAGCTGAGCACCTGGGTGGGGCTAGCACTGGGCGCCACGTTCATCATCGCCTTCCTCACCTGGGCCGGCGCCGGACGCTCCACCGTCATTCCCGTGGTGACGATCCTGTCCTCCACACTCGCCCTGTCCGTGCCGCTAGTCTTCGGCGGACTCGCCGGAGTGGTGGGGGAGCGCTCGGGGACCATCAATATCGCCATTGAGGGCCAGTTGTTGGGCGGCGCCTTCCTGGGCGCGGTGGTTGCCTCGATCGCCAAGACTCCTTGGGCCGGTCTGATCGCAGCTCCCTTCGCCGGCATTATGGTGGCCCTGCTGCTGGCCATGTTCGGACTCAAGTACCGGGTGAACCAGATCGTGGTCGGCGTGGTTCTCAACGTTTTCGTGTCGGGGTTGACCAGCTTCCTGTTCTCCACGGTGCTCACCGACAATCCGGCTGGACTGAACACCTCGATGCGCCTGCCCACCCTGCCCATCCCGGTGCTCTCACGGATCCCGATCATCGGCCCGGTGCTGTTCCGGCAGACGATCCTGGTGTATCTGATGTATGTGGCCGTGGCAGCGCTGTCATTTATGCTCTTCCACTCCCGTTGGGGTCTGCGCATGCGCGCCTGCGGTGAGCATCCGCGGGCCGCGGACACCGTCGGCATCAACGTCATGCGCACCCGCGTCAACAACCTGATGCTGGGCGGTGCGCTCGCTGGCCTGGGCGGTGCCTTCTTCACCATCGGCTCCGGCCTGGCCTTCACCAAGGACATGTCCGCCGGCAACGGCTACATCGCCCTAGCCGCCATGATTCTGGGCGCCTGGAATCCGGTGGGCACCTTGTGCGCCGCGCTGCTGTTCGGCTTCGCCACCTCGGTGGGCCAAACCCTGTCCGTGATCGGCTCTCCGATCCCGGCCAACATCATCCTCATGATCCCCTATATCGTGACGATATTCGCCGTCGCCGGTTTCGTGGGTCGGGTGCGCGCGCCCGCTGCGGAGGGGGTGCCGTATCCGTGA